In Mangifera indica cultivar Alphonso unplaced genomic scaffold, CATAS_Mindica_2.1 Un_0111, whole genome shotgun sequence, the following are encoded in one genomic region:
- the LOC123207840 gene encoding cell number regulator 6-like isoform X3: MQLNVQRCCQCGQVLPESYEPPADEDWTTGIFGCAEDAESCCTGLICPCMLFGHNVETLREEIPWTNACVCHGMCIEGGLTLTAATVLFHGVDPKTSFLILEGLLFAWWMCGIYTGMFRQALQKKYHLKNSPCDPCMVHCCLHWCALCQEHREMKNHLAENAVSQEAVVNPPPVQEMNSGENNQSAKSAPSTNDEHHNLELLLQPV, from the exons ATGCAGTTGAATGTTCAAAGATGCTGTCAATGTGGACAAGTCCTACCTGAAAGCTACGAGCCTCCTGCTGATGAAGACTGGACAACTGGAATTTTTGGATGCGCTGAAGATGCTGAAAGTT GCTGCACTGGACTCATTTGCCCATGCATGTTGTTCGGTCATAATGTTGAAACATTGAGAGAAGAAATTCCTTGGACCAATGCATGTGTCTGTCATGGTATGTGCATTGAAGGTGGATTGACACTGACAGCAGCAACTGTACTCTTCCATGGAGTCGACCCCAAGACTTCATTCCTCATACTTGAGGGCCTGCTTTTTGCTTGGTGGATGTGTGGCATCTATACTGGCATGTTTCGACAAGCATTACAGAAGAAATATCATCTCAAG AACTCACCATGTGATCCGTGCATGGTTCATTGCTGCTTGCATTGGTGTGCTTTGTGTCAAGAGCACAGGGAGATGAAAAACCATCTGGCTGAGAATGCAGTTAGTCAAGAGGCTGTTGTTAACCCTCCACCGGTTCAAGAGATGAACTCTGGTGAGAACAATCAGTCTGCCAAATCTGCACCATCTACAAACGATGAACACCACAATTTGGAGTTGCTGTTGCAGCCAGTGTAG
- the LOC123207847 gene encoding elongation factor G-2, mitochondrial, with protein sequence MARFPRPTTPRLLYNVFSPSKTTPSHSSSPSPTTALLLGNFHLQLRQFSAGGNLARAKEGKEPWWKDSMERLRNIGISAHIDSGKTTLTERILYYTGRIHEIHEVRGRDGVGAKMDSMDLEREKGITIQSAATYCTWNGYQINIIDTPGHVDFTIEVERALRVLDGAILVLCSVGGVQSQSITVDRQMRRYEVPRLAFINKLDRMGADPWKVLSQARSKLRHHCAAVQVPIGLEDDFHGLVDLVQMKAYYFHGSSGEKVVTAEMPADMEAFVAEKRRELIETVSDVDDELADAFLNDEPILSNDLEEAIRRATIARKFIPVFMGSAFKNKGVQPLLNGVLSYLPCPTEVSNYALDQMKDEEKVMLAGNPDGPLVALAFKLEEGRFGQLTYLRIYEGVIRKGDFIINVNTGKKIKVPRLVRMHSDEMEDIQEGHAGQIVAVFGVDCASGDTFTDGSVKYTMTSMNVPEPVMSLAVQPVSKDSGGQFSKALNRFQKEDPTFRVGLDAESGQTIISGMGELHLDIYVERIRREYKVDATVGKPRVNFRETVTNRAEFDYLHKKQSGGQGQYGRVCGYIEPLPPGSPTKFEFENLLVGQAIPSNFIPAIEKGFKEAANSGSLIGHPVENLRVVLTDGASHAVDSSELAFKLAAIYAFRQCYAAARPVILEPVMLVELKVPTEFQGSVAGDINKRKGVIVGNDQEGDDSVITAHVPLNNMFGYSTSLRSMTQGKGEFTMEYKEHLPVSQDVQMQLVNTYKASKGAE encoded by the exons ATGGCTCGATTCCCTAGACCCACTACACCACGCCTTCTCTACAACGTCTTTTCCCCCTCGAAAACGACTCCGTCTCATTCCTCGTCACCTTCACCTACCACCGCCCTCCTCCTTGGAAACTTCCACCTCCAGTTGCGACAATTCTCGGCGGGAGGGAACCTCGCACGTGCCAAGGAGGGCAAGGAGCCATGGTGGAAGGACTCGATGGAGCGCCTACGAAATATCGGGATCTCTGCGCACATCGATTCCGGAAAGACCACGTTGACGGAGAGAATTTTGTATTATACCGGAAGAATTCATGAGATTCATGAGGTTCGTGGCCGAGATGGTGTTGGGGCTAAGATGGATTCCATGGATTTGGAACGAGAGAAGGGTATTACAATTCAGTCTGCCGCCACATACTGTACTTGGAACGGTTACCAG ATTAATATTATTGACACACCTGGACACGTTGATTTTACCATTGAAGTTGAAAGGGCTTTACGTGTTCTTGATGGTGCCATTCTTGTCCTTTGTAGTGTTGGCGGTGTGCAAAGTCAGTCAATTACAGTTGATCGCCAAATGAGGAGATACGAGGTTCCAAGACTTGCCTTTATTAACAAACTTGATCGAATGGGAGCTGACCCGTGGAAAGTTCTCAGCCAG GCAAGATCTAAGCTACGGCACCACTGTGCAGCTGTGCAAGTCCCTATTGGATTGGAAGATGATTTTCATGGTCTTGTTGATCTTGTGCAGATGAAAGCCTATTATTTTCATGGCTCTAGTGG GGAAAAAGTTGTGACTGCTGAAATGCCAGCTGATATGGAGGCATTTGTTGCAGAAAAGAGGCGTGAACTAATTGAAACAGTTTCAGATGTTGACGATGAACTTGCTGATGCGTTTCTCAATGATGAGCCTATATTGTCAAATGATCTTGAG GAAGCGATTCGCAGGGCCACCATAGCACGGAAATTTATACCTGTATTTATGGGTAGTGCATTTAAGAACAAG GGAGTGCAACCACTTCTGAACGGTGTACTTAGTTATTTACCTTGTCCAACTGAAGTAAGTAATTATGCTCTTGACCAGATGAAGGATGAAGAGAAG GTTATGTTAGCTGGAAATCCAGATGGACCCCTTGTGGCATTGGCTTTTAAGTTGGAGGAAGGACGCTTTGGTCAATTGACTTATTTAAG AATTTATGAGGGTGTGATTCGGAAAGGTGATTtcattataaatgtaaataCTGGCAAGAAGATTAAG GTTCCTCGTTTGGTGCGGATGCATTCCGATGAGATGgag GACATTCAAGAGGGACATGCTGGGCAAATAGTTGCTGTCTTTGGTGTGGATTGTGCATCAG GGGACACATTTACTGATGGGTCTGTTAAATACACCATGACTTCTATGAATGTTCCTGAGCCAGTGATGTCACTTGCTGTTCAACCTGTTTCGAAAGATTCTGGAGGACAA TTTTCAAAAGCATTGAATCGTTTTCAAAAAGAGGATCCCactttccgtgttggtttggaTGCTGAGAGCGGGCAG ACAATTATTTCTGGAATGGGAGAGCTGCACCTGGACATTTATGTTGAACGCATCCGTAGAGAGTATAAG GTTGATGCAACTGTTGGAAAACCTCGTGTTAATTTCAGAGAGACTGTCACAAATCGTGCTGAATTTGATTATTTACATAAGAAACAGTCTGGAGGGCAAGGTCAATATGGACGAGTTTGTGG TTATATCGAACCACTTCCTCCAGGCTCACCAaccaagtttgaatttgaaaacttgCTTGTGGGACAAGCTATTCCATCAAATTTTATACCTGCAATTGAGAAGGGTTTTAAAGAAGCTGCCAATTC GGGTTCATTAATTGGACATCCAGTTGAAAATTTACGTGTTGTTTTAACTGATGGTGCTTCCCATGCTGTTGATTCCAGTGAACTTGCATTTAAGTTAGCTGCAATATATGCATTTAGACAG TGCTATGCAGCTGCAAGACCTGTGATATTGGAACCTGTTATGTTGGTAGAGTTGAAAGTGCCCACGGAATTTCAGGGAAGCGTCGCAGGTGATATCAACAA GAGGAAAGGCGTGATTGTTGGAAATGACCAAGAGGGTGATGACTCTGTAATTACTGCTCAT GTTCCTCTGAACAATATGTTTGGATATTCAACATCGCTTCGTTCAATGACACAA GGCAAAGGTGAATTCACAATGGAATACAAGGAACACTTGCCGGTTTCTCAGGATGTGCAGATGCAATTAGTGAACACTTATAAAGCCAGCAAGGGAGCTGAGTAA
- the LOC123207840 gene encoding cell number regulator 6-like isoform X2, whose amino-acid sequence MADGCAQSHYVQLTRDQAPSEDITPGELNQPVQVPQLNVQRCCQCGQVLPESYEPPADEDWTTGIFGCAEDAESCCTGLICPCMLFGHNVETLREEIPWTNACVCHGMCIEGGLTLTAATVLFHGVDPKTSFLILEGLLFAWWMCGIYTGMFRQALQKKYHLKNSPCDPCMVHCCLHWCALCQEHREMKNHLAENAVSQEAVVNPPPVQEMNSGENNQSAKSAPSTNDEHHNLELLLQPV is encoded by the exons ATGGCGGACGGATGCGCGCAGTCCCATTACGTTCAGTTGACGCGAGATCAAGCACCGTCTGAAGATATCACCCCTGGAGAACTCAATCAACCCGTTCAAGTTCCTCAG TTGAATGTTCAAAGATGCTGTCAATGTGGACAAGTCCTACCTGAAAGCTACGAGCCTCCTGCTGATGAAGACTGGACAACTGGAATTTTTGGATGCGCTGAAGATGCTGAAAGTT GCTGCACTGGACTCATTTGCCCATGCATGTTGTTCGGTCATAATGTTGAAACATTGAGAGAAGAAATTCCTTGGACCAATGCATGTGTCTGTCATGGTATGTGCATTGAAGGTGGATTGACACTGACAGCAGCAACTGTACTCTTCCATGGAGTCGACCCCAAGACTTCATTCCTCATACTTGAGGGCCTGCTTTTTGCTTGGTGGATGTGTGGCATCTATACTGGCATGTTTCGACAAGCATTACAGAAGAAATATCATCTCAAG AACTCACCATGTGATCCGTGCATGGTTCATTGCTGCTTGCATTGGTGTGCTTTGTGTCAAGAGCACAGGGAGATGAAAAACCATCTGGCTGAGAATGCAGTTAGTCAAGAGGCTGTTGTTAACCCTCCACCGGTTCAAGAGATGAACTCTGGTGAGAACAATCAGTCTGCCAAATCTGCACCATCTACAAACGATGAACACCACAATTTGGAGTTGCTGTTGCAGCCAGTGTAG
- the LOC123207839 gene encoding uncharacterized protein LOC123207839 yields MGGGAMSIDLPMIQFSSASNPPHLSSLASSNLNFLNSANEITAPLKQSCAASCSSHANTCRKLESVEGTGDKRASGSSYNTVFYSVPSKIEVQNSVAALQNFLLGISSASSGPELKWLQPLLGSCDLLTQGYGMAVDTFRLLLTDPSVKRLAVSLSSDEAVWDAVMNNELVRKLRHSPFLAGTPRLVLSDKEPNLGSDILRWILEITKAKVMELIDKFQLLMNEVFSLDDKGKASEETLGPGNLEDKLRSSLLLSLVILLIVILGRLHGA; encoded by the exons ATGGGAGGAGGAGCGATGAGCATAGACCTTCCTATGATTCAGTTCTCTTCTGCATCAAACCCTCCCCACCTCTCTTCTCTGGCTTCTTCCAATCTGAACTTTCTAAATTCAGCCAATGAAATTACTGCTCCTCTCAAACAATCCTGTGCTGCTTCCTGCTCCTCCCACGCTAACACTTGTAGAAAACTAGAGTCTGTAGAAGGAACAGGAGATAAAAGAGCAAGTGGGTCCTCATATAATACGGTTTTCTATTCAGTTCCATCAAAAATCGAAGTCCAAAATTCAGTTGCCGCTCTTCAGAA TTTTCTTCTTGGGATTTCTTCTGCGTCTTCTGGACCAGAGTTGAAGTGGCTCCAACCACTGCTGGGGAGCTGTGATCTGCTAACTCAAGGCTATGGGATGGCTGTCGATACTTTTCGTCTGCTGCTGACTGACCCATCAGTCAAA AGATTGGCGGTTTCCCTATCATCTGATGAAGCAGTTTGGGACGCTGTAATGAACAATGAATTGGTCAGGAAGCTCCGTCACTCACCCTTTCTAG CTGGAACTCCAAGGCTCGTGTTGTCAGATAAAGAGCCAAATTTAGGCAGTGATATCTTGAGGTGGATTTTAGAGATTACAAAAGCAAAAGTTATGGAACTCATCGACAAATTCCAGTTGCTGATGAATGAAGTATTTTCTCTTGATGATAAGGGAAAAGCCAGTGAAGAAACTCTAGGGCCAGGCAATTTGGAGGACAAATTGAGGTCATCCTTGCTTCTTTCCCTTGTGATCCTCTTGATTGTGATTCTGGGTCGCCTTCACGGGGCTTGA
- the LOC123207838 gene encoding 3-hydroxyisobutyryl-CoA hydrolase-like protein 1, mitochondrial, with product MLLGKLVLIRATEERRKKRMQSFKASIVRRCGYTLRALTQYRTLSSLPENVLNDDLDNQVLAEGRASSRMAILNRPSVLNALNTNMGDRLNNLYTFWENDPDIGFVMMKGSGRAFCAGGDIVALYHLINQGKLEESKNFFRTLYSFIYLLGTYLKPHVAILNGITMGGGAGVSIPGTLRIASSRTVFATPETLIGFHPDAGASFYLSHLPGRLGEYLGLTGEKLNAAEMMACGLATHYSLSERLPLIEEALGKLVTDDPSVIEACLEKYCDIVYPDQMSVFHRIEILDKCFSLDTVEEIIDSLEREAAATNAAWCSSTLRRLKEASPLSLKVSLRSIRQGRYETFDQSLVREYRMSLQGISKQISGDFCEGVRARMVDKDLAPKWSPPSLEQVSEDMVDCYFSSLSESEPDLELPTKLREAFN from the exons atgcTACTTGGCAAACTAGTTCTGATAAGAGCTACTGAGGAGAGACGGAAGAAGAGGATGCAAAGCTTCAAGGCATCAATTGTTAGGCGTTGTGGCTACACTTTACGAGCTCTGACTCAGTACCGgactctttcttctcttcctgAAAACGTTCTTAATGATGATCTTGACAATCAG GTTTTAGCGGAAGGTAGAGCTAGTTCTCGAATGGCGATTCTTAACAGACCCTCGGTTCTCAATGCCCTCAACACAAATATG GGGGATAGGTTGAATAATCTATATACATTTTGGGAAAATGATCCAGATATTGGCTTTGTGATGATGAAG GGCAGTGGTCGGGCGTTTTGTGCTGGTGGAGATATAGTTGCACTCTATCATTTGATTAACCAAG GGAAGCTTGAAGAGAGTAAGAACTTCTTTAGGACACTATATAGTTTCATATACCTACTAGGCACCTATTTGAAGCCACAT GTGGCTATTTTGAATGGCATTACTATGGGCGGCGGGGCTGGAGTTTCCATACCTGGGACATTACGGATTGCCTCTAGTAGAACT GTTTTTGCTACCCCAGAAACTCTAATTGGTTTTCACCCTGATGCTGGTGCATCCTTCTACCTCTCACATCTACCTGGCCGCTTAG GGGAGTATTTAGGTCTGACAGGTGAAAAACTCAATGCAGCAGAAATGATGGCTTGTGGACTAGCTACACACTATTCGCTTAGCGAA AGACTACCATTAATTGAAGAAGCACTTGGGAAATTGGTTACTGATGACCCTTCTGTCATTGAAGCATGCTTGGAAAAGTACTGTGACATTGTCTACCCAGACCAGATGAGTGTATTTCACAG GATTGAAATACTTGACAAATGTTTCAGCCTTGACACAGTAGAAGAAATTATTGATTCTTTG GAACGCGAGGCAGCTGCAACAAATGCTGCTTGGTGCAGCTCCACTTTAAGAAGACTTAAAGAAGCCTCACCATTGAGCTTGAAGGTTTCCTTGAGATCT ATAAGACAAGGTAGATATGAGACCTTTGATCAAAGTTTGGTCCGTGAATACCGAATGTCTTTACAAGGAATATCTAAGCAAATTTCTGGTGACTTTTGTGAG GGAGTTCGTGCACGAATGGTGGATAAGGACCTTGCCCCAAAG TGGAGTCCCCCAAGTTTAGAACAGGTGTCGGAAGATATGGTTGATTGCTATTTTTCCTCACTTAGTGAATCTGAGCCTGATCTAGAGCTGCCCACGAAACTGCGTGAAGCTTTTAATTAG
- the LOC123207840 gene encoding cell number regulator 6-like isoform X1, translated as MNMTCMRKGTKRGRFSFSIFEEFLDLFSNYWRDFNKFLYCNARSSTIMQLNVQRCCQCGQVLPESYEPPADEDWTTGIFGCAEDAESCCTGLICPCMLFGHNVETLREEIPWTNACVCHGMCIEGGLTLTAATVLFHGVDPKTSFLILEGLLFAWWMCGIYTGMFRQALQKKYHLKNSPCDPCMVHCCLHWCALCQEHREMKNHLAENAVSQEAVVNPPPVQEMNSGENNQSAKSAPSTNDEHHNLELLLQPV; from the exons atgaatatgaCTTGTATGAGAAAAGGAACAAAAAGAGggagattttctttttctatttttgaagaatttttggatctattttcaaattattggagagattttaacaaatttttatactGTAATGCAAGATCATCTACTATTATGCAGTTGAATGTTCAAAGATGCTGTCAATGTGGACAAGTCCTACCTGAAAGCTACGAGCCTCCTGCTGATGAAGACTGGACAACTGGAATTTTTGGATGCGCTGAAGATGCTGAAAGTT GCTGCACTGGACTCATTTGCCCATGCATGTTGTTCGGTCATAATGTTGAAACATTGAGAGAAGAAATTCCTTGGACCAATGCATGTGTCTGTCATGGTATGTGCATTGAAGGTGGATTGACACTGACAGCAGCAACTGTACTCTTCCATGGAGTCGACCCCAAGACTTCATTCCTCATACTTGAGGGCCTGCTTTTTGCTTGGTGGATGTGTGGCATCTATACTGGCATGTTTCGACAAGCATTACAGAAGAAATATCATCTCAAG AACTCACCATGTGATCCGTGCATGGTTCATTGCTGCTTGCATTGGTGTGCTTTGTGTCAAGAGCACAGGGAGATGAAAAACCATCTGGCTGAGAATGCAGTTAGTCAAGAGGCTGTTGTTAACCCTCCACCGGTTCAAGAGATGAACTCTGGTGAGAACAATCAGTCTGCCAAATCTGCACCATCTACAAACGATGAACACCACAATTTGGAGTTGCTGTTGCAGCCAGTGTAG